Within the Dermacentor silvarum isolate Dsil-2018 chromosome 8, BIME_Dsil_1.4, whole genome shotgun sequence genome, the region CCGCAGCAATGACGGTTACACTGGAAAGGTCACCGTCGTACGTAATTCTCGACTTCGAAGACTCTGGTGAGCCCATCAGTGCAGCTGTAGCGTTGCACCagtagtgaatcaaggggttcGCGGTGGCAGAGTACGGCGAACGCCGACACAGACCGAGGTCGCTGAGGTACGGCGCGTAAGAGTGCTCGACGTACACCTCTTGACCTTTTCGAAAGATCACGTCTAGTTCGTCCGCAGCCCGTTCAACAAAAACCCACTGGAAAAGCTCGGATGGCTGTAGTCCGGTCACCTTGCACAGGCGCGCGATATCGTCGAGGACGGTACAGTGCTTGTATCTCGACACGTGTGTTCCGGCCCTCAGGATGGCCATATCGTGACGGCTAAAGCGGTGCAGGAACATGTCCAAGGCAGCGATTAACGACAGGTAGGATCTGTCTTTAATCCATTGGCTGAATTTCTTCTCGGCGCCCTCCAAGTACTGACCACTGCAATTTAACCTCCCAAGGATCCGTTGTAGGTTGTCGTGCAAGTGCTTTATGTAGTCTCGTCTTCCTCCGTGGCACTTTGCGACGAGAAGGCGATATATGCACACCACAAGAGCAAAGAGGTGAGTGCGGTGCGGCGAGCTATCATTGGTAGCCGTAGCCGATGTTTCTACGTCGACAAGGTCGCCCTGTTCCAATTGTTCTGTGATAGTCAAAAGGTCCCACGGCGATATCCTTTCGCCAGCGCAGCCAATGGTCACACCGAACGACTCCCAATCGTCAGTCAGCGTGCTCTCAATCTTAGCCCCTTCCACATGCATGAACTGTACGACGTACTCGACGGGCAAGCGGCCGGAAGCCAGGCCTGCCGAAACGGCTCTCGTGAGATCCTCTTCCGAAGCGAAGCAGCGCTTTATGTGAGCGATTGGCTTCGATCCCGGATGCGCGGCGAACCACTCTGACGGGTACTCGGGAGGCGGACGAGATTTGGGCTCACCGAGTGTCCGCGATGGCGGCCTGTCTTCCGCCGGCAAGGCAGAGTCTTCTTTGCGGTCACCTTTCTGAGACATTTCACAGAATTCAGCCGAACTTCGAAACACTGCAACACGTGGCAAGGCAGGGCGTGTTAAACT harbors:
- the LOC125947540 gene encoding uncharacterized protein LOC125947540, translating into MSQKGDRKEDSALPAEDRPPSRTLGEPKSRPPPEYPSEWFAAHPGSKPIAHIKRCFASEEDLTRAVSAGLASGRLPVEYVVQFMHVEGAKIESTLTDDWESFGVTIGCAGERISPWDLLTITEQLEQGDLVDVETSATATNDSSPHRTHLFALVVCIYRLLVAKCHGGRRDYIKHLHDNLQRILGRLNCSGQYLEGAEKKFSQWIKDRSYLSLIAALDMFLHRFSRHDMAILRAGTHVSRYKHCTVLDDIARLCKVTGLQPSELFQWVFVERAADELDVIFRKGQEVYVEHSYAPYLSDLGLCRRSPYSATANPLIHYWCNATAALMGSPESSKSRITYDGDLSSVTVIAAVLAYAKMQRCYTAMFFPGAAEFMRQVIAEEDNPRDLGQMPKVFKAARWYQYLSEKSFIIDPEISRYCLSKLHTESRDGSVGAKLAELLPK